A segment of the Kineosporia corallincola genome:
AATTTGGGTGAGGAGTCGTCGTGAGCAACGTCGCGGTCGTGACCGGGGCCAGTTCCGGGTTCGGGGCCGAGTTCGCCCGCCGTTTCGCGCAGGCCGGTCACGACCTGGTGCTGGTGGCCCGGCGGCGGGACCGGATGGAGCAGCTGGCCCGCGAGCTCACCGCCGCGCACGGGGTGACGGTGACGGTGATCGACGCCGACCTGGCCGAGGCCGACGGTGCCCAGCGAGTGGCCGACCGGATCGCCGACGCCGGCCTGAAACCGGCCGCCCTGGTGAACAGCGCCGGGTTCGGCACCGCGGAACGCTTCGCCGACGAGGACCCGGCGCGGATCGCCGACGAGATCCGGGTCAACGTGCTGGCCCTGACTCTGCTCAGCCGCCTGCTGATGCCCTCGCTGCTGGCCGCGCCCGAGGGATTCCTGATCAACATCTCCAGCACCGCCGGGCACCAGCCGGTGCCGACCATGGCGGTGTACGGCGCCACCAAGGCCTACGTGCTGTCGCTGACCGAGGCGATCTGGCACGAGGTGCGCGGCTCCGGCCTGCGGGTGCTGACCCTGTGCCCCGGCCCGACCGAGACCGAGTTCTTCGAGGCCGCGGGCACCGACCGGTTCCGGGTCGGCAAGGTGGTCGGCGTGCGGGAGAGCGTGGACGAGGCATGGAGAGCCCTGCACCGGCCGTCGCCGCCCCCGACCCTGACCGTCGGGCTGGGCAACCGCGTCAACGCGCTCGGCGCCCGGCTGGCGCCCCGGCGGCTGACCCTCGCGGTCACCGCACGGTTGACCGCCCGCGGCGGGCGCGCGAACATCGAGAACAGCTGAGAGGCATTCATGCTCACCGAAGTCGATCCCCGGGTCACCGCGCAGGTGAACCTCGACGCCGTGCTCGGCGCGCTGCCGTTGCTGACGCGCTCGGTGCCCGAGGCCGCCGCGCTCCTGCGGCCCCTGGCGAAGCCCGTCACGCTGCGGATCGCGGTGCGCGGCGGGCCGAAGGGCTCCTACACGTTCGACAGCTCCGGCGTGCGGCCCGGTGACGGCGGCACGCCGGTCGGTCTGCTGTTCACCTCCAGCGACCACTTCAACCGGGTGATCGACGGCCGGTCCCAGCCCGTCCCGCTCGGTGGGCCGGCCGGACTGCGGTTCCTGACCAGGGTGTTCACCCCGCTCAGCGATCTGCTCGGCCGTTACCTCCGGCCCACCCCGGAGGACCTCGCTGACCCGGCCTTCCGCGACGACAGCGTGCGCCTGACCCTCCAAGTGGTGGTCGCCGCCGTGGCCGTGGTGGGCAACGAGGACCGCAGCGGACGGGTCAGCGCCGGGCAGATCCCCGACGGGCGCGTCGACCTGGAGGTCGGTGACGACCTGCGGCACCAGTTGCTGGTCGCCGGCCACCGGCTGAGCGTGGTCGACGCTCCGATCGAAAAGCCTCGTGCCGCACTGAGGTTCAGTGATCTGGAGACGGCCGGTCAGGTGTTCTCCGGCGAGGCCTCGGCGATCGGGGCACTGAGCGCCGGTCGCATCTCCATGCGCGGCGTGATCTCGATGATCGACAACGTCAACCGCATCCTCGACCGCACCGGTCAGTACCTGTCCACCCCGGGGAAGTGAATCACCCATGACCATACCCACTTACACCTACGAGGCCAGCCGCAAGGCGTTCGACCGTGCCCTCCAGGTGATCCCCTCCGGCGTCTACGGCCATCTGGGACCCGCCAACGGGTGCTTCATCCCGCAGTCGGCCTTCCCGCTGTTCTCCTCCCGGGCCGAGGGCACCCGGTTCTGGGACCTGGACGGCAACGAGTTCATCGACTACATGTGCGGTTACGGCCCGAACGTGCTGGGCTACCGCGACCCGGACGTGGACGCCGCCGCGGCCGAGCAGGCCCGCCACGAAGACGTCGTCAGCCTGCCCTCCGGCATCATGGTCGACTTCGCCGAGCTGCTGGTGGACACCGTGGCCTCGGCGGACTGGGCGTTCTTCGCCAAGAACGGTGGTGACACCACCACCCTCGCCGTGATGACGGCCCGCGCCGCGACCCTGCGCAAGAAGATCGTCTTCGTCAAGGGCTACTACCACGGCAGTGCCCCGTGGACCCAGAAGCTCGACTACCCGGGCATTCTCGAGGAGGACGTCGCCAACAACCTGTACGTGCCCTTCAACGACCTCGCCGCCCTGGAACAGGTGCTGGCCGAGAACGAGGGCACCGTGGCCGGTCTCATCGCCCAGCCCTACATGCACGGCAACTTCGCCGACAACGTGCTGCCCGCCCAGGGCTACTGGCAGGCGGTGCGGGCGCTGTGCGACCGGTACGGCATCGTGCTCATCGTGGACGACGTGCGCGCCGGTTTCCGGCTCGACCTGGCCGGTTCCGACCATTTCTACGGGTTCTCGGCCGACCTGATCTGCTTCTGCAAGGCCCTGGCCAACGGCTACAACGTGTCGGCGCTGTGCGGGAAGGAATCGCTCAAGGACGTCGTCGGCGGGCTGAGCTACACCGGCAGCTACTGGATGAGCGCGGTCCCGTTCGCCGCCGGCATCGCGACCCTCACCAAGCTGCGCCAGATCGACGCCCCCACTCTCTTCGCCCAGCTGGGCGGCGACGTCACCAGCGGCCTGGTGTCCGCTGCGGCCGACCACGGGTTCAGCCTGGTGGCCAGCGGCGAACCGGCCCTGTTCTACCTGCGCCTGGCCGACGACGACTCGCTGATGCTGCACCAGGAATGGGTCGCCGAGTGCGTGCGGCGCGGCGTGTTCCTGACCTCGCACCACAACCACTTCATCAACGCCGCCCTCGGTCACGCCGACATCGAGCGCACCATCGAGGTCGCCCACGAGGCGTTCGGGGTGCTGCGGAAACGGCACCCCGAAGCGGGTCTGGGATGAGTTCACAGCGCCGCCTCATCTGGATCGGACTGGCCTACGCCGCCCAGGGACTGGGCTACGCGACGCTGGTCACCGCGCTGCCCATGTTCAAGTCCCGGCAGGACATCGGCGACGGGTTCGTCTCGGTGATCCTGCTGCTGATCTGCGTGGCGGCGGCCGGGGGATCGGCCCTGGCCGACCTCGCCGCCGCCCGCTGGGGCAGCCGCTACGCCCTGGCCGGTGGACTGCTCACGGTGGCGGCCGGGCTCGGCCTGAGCGCCTTCCCGACCCCGATCGTGCTGTTCACCGCGGGCCTGGTGGCCTACGGACTCGGCCTCGGGGCCGTCGACGCCAGTCTGAGCATGCAGGGCGTGCTGGTGCAGGCCCGGCTGGGCCGCAGCGTGATGAGCCGGCTGTTCGCTGCCTACACGGCCGCCGCGATCGCCGCGGCCCTGCTGATGTCCGGCTTCGTCGCCTCCGGCGCCGGGGCCGCTGTGGTGGTCGGCGTGGCCTCGCTGTTCGCCCTGCTGACCGCCCTGGCCGGCTGGTCGTCGTACGAGCCGGCCCGCACCGTGCTGCCCGGCCACGAGGGCCGGCGCGCCGGGTCGCGGCACGTCGTGATGGTCTGCGGCGCACTGATCTTCACGGCGTTCCTGGCGGATTCGGCCGTGAGCACCTGGAGCTCGGTGTATCTGCACGACACCCTCGACGCCACCGACGCCGCCGCACCTCTCGGCTATGTGGCCTATCAGGTGGCCGTGCTGACGTCGCGGATGGCCGGTGACCACCTGGTGCCCCGTCTCGGACGGGTGCGGGCCGGCGCCGCCTGCCTGGTGGTCTGTGTGCTGGGCTGCGGGCTGGTGGCCGCGGTGCCCACGGTCGGCGTGGCCGTCACGGGGTTCGCCCTGACCGGCCTCGGTGTGGGCATCCTGGTGCCGCTCGCGTTCAGCGCGGCGGGCGAGGCCACCCAGGGCTACAGCGACGAGGTGATCGCCCGCGTCAACCTGTTCAACTACGGCGGCGCCCTGCTCGGGGCCGTGGTGCTCGGCGCCCTGTCCGGGCCGGTCGGGCTGCGTGCGGCGTTCGTCGTGCCGGTGGTCGCGCTGGTGCTGACCCTGCCGGTGGTCCGTGCCCTGGGCCGGCTGCGGTCCGGTGACGTGGGCGGAGCGGGTTCCGACGTGACGCCCGTGCTGCCCCGGTGATCCACCGCCCGGCCGGGCGAGGCCGGAGGCACGGCGGTGTGGGCGAGGTCGTGCCCGGCCGCTCATGAGACGTCGGTGAGGAGGCCGACCGCCCGGACAGGCGCGGAGGGGCGGGTGGTCGCGTGCACCGCGAACCGGACCCGGTCCGGCGGATGAGCCGTCACCGTGACCCCTTTCAGGGCCAGGCGCCCGGCCGTCTGCTGGGCGTCAGCCACCCGGGCCACCACGATGCCGGCCCGCTCGGCGGGAGCGCGGGGCGACAGCACCTCGACCCCGGCGGCGTCGAGCGCGTCGATCAGTACCGTCGCCGTGTGCGCCGTGCGCTCCGCGACGTTCGCCGGCCCCGCCGTCTCCAGCAGGTCCAGGGCGGCCGTGAGCGCGGCGGAGGTGAACGGCGAGGGGTTGGTCACCGAGAGCCGCCGGGCGTCGTCGTGCGGTGGGTGCGGCAGGCCGTCGTACCGCGAGGGCTCCAGCACACCCGTCCAGCCTCCCAGTGTGGGCCGGAGCCGTTCCAGCGCGCGCGGCGACAGA
Coding sequences within it:
- a CDS encoding SDR family NAD(P)-dependent oxidoreductase yields the protein MSNVAVVTGASSGFGAEFARRFAQAGHDLVLVARRRDRMEQLARELTAAHGVTVTVIDADLAEADGAQRVADRIADAGLKPAALVNSAGFGTAERFADEDPARIADEIRVNVLALTLLSRLLMPSLLAAPEGFLINISSTAGHQPVPTMAVYGATKAYVLSLTEAIWHEVRGSGLRVLTLCPGPTETEFFEAAGTDRFRVGKVVGVRESVDEAWRALHRPSPPPTLTVGLGNRVNALGARLAPRRLTLAVTARLTARGGRANIENS
- a CDS encoding aminotransferase class III-fold pyridoxal phosphate-dependent enzyme; translation: MTIPTYTYEASRKAFDRALQVIPSGVYGHLGPANGCFIPQSAFPLFSSRAEGTRFWDLDGNEFIDYMCGYGPNVLGYRDPDVDAAAAEQARHEDVVSLPSGIMVDFAELLVDTVASADWAFFAKNGGDTTTLAVMTARAATLRKKIVFVKGYYHGSAPWTQKLDYPGILEEDVANNLYVPFNDLAALEQVLAENEGTVAGLIAQPYMHGNFADNVLPAQGYWQAVRALCDRYGIVLIVDDVRAGFRLDLAGSDHFYGFSADLICFCKALANGYNVSALCGKESLKDVVGGLSYTGSYWMSAVPFAAGIATLTKLRQIDAPTLFAQLGGDVTSGLVSAAADHGFSLVASGEPALFYLRLADDDSLMLHQEWVAECVRRGVFLTSHHNHFINAALGHADIERTIEVAHEAFGVLRKRHPEAGLG
- a CDS encoding MFS transporter, with the protein product MSSQRRLIWIGLAYAAQGLGYATLVTALPMFKSRQDIGDGFVSVILLLICVAAAGGSALADLAAARWGSRYALAGGLLTVAAGLGLSAFPTPIVLFTAGLVAYGLGLGAVDASLSMQGVLVQARLGRSVMSRLFAAYTAAAIAAALLMSGFVASGAGAAVVVGVASLFALLTALAGWSSYEPARTVLPGHEGRRAGSRHVVMVCGALIFTAFLADSAVSTWSSVYLHDTLDATDAAAPLGYVAYQVAVLTSRMAGDHLVPRLGRVRAGAACLVVCVLGCGLVAAVPTVGVAVTGFALTGLGVGILVPLAFSAAGEATQGYSDEVIARVNLFNYGGALLGAVVLGALSGPVGLRAAFVVPVVALVLTLPVVRALGRLRSGDVGGAGSDVTPVLPR